From one Bordetella genomosp. 9 genomic stretch:
- a CDS encoding IclR family transcriptional regulator gives MDKTLLKGLMVLEAVTEVGHRPRTIEELANRVGLTRSNTHRTLQTLAHAGYIVKDEASGEYRATVRLFELGARQLAQLDVRKLAQPAMHRLAERSGETVHLSVLDGIEVVYVDKIDSPQPVRAYSYIGGRAPAYAVATGKVLLAHQPDGYVARCADALQAHTPRTIATMAALEEEIRRIRRQGYAMNRGEWRATVGGVAVAIFNGLGQAVAALGISGPLERLTAARMKELAPAVAECAGEVSELLGYRGDA, from the coding sequence ATGGACAAGACGTTATTGAAGGGGCTGATGGTGCTGGAGGCCGTCACCGAGGTCGGCCATCGGCCGCGCACGATAGAAGAGCTGGCCAACCGGGTCGGCCTGACGCGCAGCAACACCCACCGCACCCTGCAGACCCTGGCGCACGCCGGCTATATCGTGAAGGATGAAGCCAGCGGCGAATACCGCGCGACCGTGCGGCTGTTCGAACTCGGCGCGCGCCAGTTGGCGCAACTGGATGTCCGCAAGCTGGCGCAGCCGGCCATGCATCGCCTGGCCGAGCGCTCCGGCGAAACGGTGCACCTGTCGGTGCTGGATGGCATCGAAGTCGTATACGTCGACAAGATCGACAGCCCGCAACCGGTACGCGCGTATTCGTACATCGGCGGCCGCGCGCCGGCCTATGCCGTCGCCACCGGCAAGGTGTTGCTGGCGCATCAGCCCGACGGTTATGTCGCGCGCTGCGCGGACGCCCTGCAGGCGCATACGCCCAGGACGATCGCCACCATGGCGGCCCTGGAAGAGGAAATCCGCAGGATCAGGCGCCAGGGCTACGCGATGAACCGCGGCGAATGGCGCGCCACGGTGGGCGGCGTGGCGGTCGCCATCTTCAACGGCCTGGGCCAGGCCGTCGCGGCCTTGGGCATATCGGGACCGCTGGAGCGGCTGACGGCGGCCCGCATGAAGGAGCTGGCGCCGGCCGTCGCCGAGTGCGCCGGCGAGGTCTCCGAGCTGCTGGGATACCGCGGCGACGCCTGA
- a CDS encoding TauD/TfdA family dioxygenase, whose amino-acid sequence MGAIERILAEHHDESARFRETPFTGPVVWSRETLAPDDGIIALDAASRAELDELVETLRRNPLPTPLLQLEDFDLPACRAMMARAGQELADGVGFVIIDKLPMDDYSVDEARAVYWLLSQMVSRPVAQSWDGKVIYDVRDLGKPPGNGVRPDITNAEQNFHTDNSYNLYPPDYVALLCLRPAMEGGVSSIVSFYSVYNEMLAAHPDLVERLYQPYLFDRQREHAPDDARLISHPLFQERDGATLCRLSHRHVVTGYAMAGQEMDELTRTALYTLESTMMEPRFAREFFFEAGQIQIVDNTRLGHRRTGFVDYPEEHRKRHLVRLWLRNHGRRFYNG is encoded by the coding sequence ATGGGCGCCATCGAACGCATCCTTGCAGAACACCACGACGAATCCGCGCGCTTTCGCGAAACGCCCTTCACCGGGCCCGTGGTCTGGAGCCGCGAAACACTGGCGCCCGACGACGGCATCATCGCCCTGGACGCCGCCAGCCGCGCGGAACTCGACGAACTGGTCGAGACCCTGCGGCGCAATCCCCTGCCCACGCCGCTGCTGCAGCTGGAAGACTTCGACCTGCCCGCCTGCCGCGCGATGATGGCGCGGGCCGGACAGGAACTGGCGGACGGCGTGGGTTTCGTCATCATCGACAAGCTGCCCATGGACGACTACAGCGTCGACGAGGCGCGCGCCGTGTACTGGCTGCTGTCCCAGATGGTGTCGCGCCCGGTGGCGCAAAGCTGGGACGGCAAGGTGATCTACGACGTGCGCGACCTGGGCAAGCCGCCGGGCAACGGCGTGCGCCCGGACATCACCAACGCCGAACAGAATTTCCACACCGACAACAGCTATAACCTGTATCCGCCCGACTACGTGGCCTTGCTATGCCTGCGCCCCGCCATGGAAGGCGGCGTCAGCAGCATCGTCAGTTTCTACTCGGTCTACAACGAGATGCTGGCCGCGCATCCCGATCTGGTCGAACGCCTGTACCAGCCCTATCTGTTCGACCGCCAGCGCGAACACGCGCCGGACGACGCCCGGCTGATCAGCCACCCGTTGTTCCAGGAGCGCGACGGCGCCACCCTGTGCCGGCTGTCGCACCGCCATGTGGTGACGGGCTATGCCATGGCCGGACAGGAAATGGACGAGCTGACCCGGACCGCGCTCTACACCCTGGAATCCACCATGATGGAGCCGCGCTTCGCGCGCGAGTTCTTCTTCGAGGCAGGCCAGATACAGATCGTCGACAACACCCGGCTGGGCCACCGCCGGACCGGGTTCGTCGACTATCCGGAGGAGCACCGCAAACGCCATCTGGTGCGCCTGTGGCTGCGCAACCATGGGCGCCGGTTCTACAACGGTTGA
- a CDS encoding tripartite tricarboxylate transporter substrate binding protein produces the protein MHHHWRTLASAFTLALCAAAAPAQAQSGDWPARPIKLVVPFPPGGASDAAGRIYAQYLTEKLGQTVVVENRAGAGGEIGADHVAKSDPDGYTLLLGALGSHSIHAALGESPYDLGKAFVGVSMAATVPMVVAVNSKVPVNSIADLIALAKQKPGQLTFGSAGPGTPQQMAVELFKADTHTNLMHVPYKGSGPSVAALLGGQVDLVFETLPALQGNVNTGRIRVLAVTSAQRSPSMPDLPTLQEAGVRGYDVTNAYAVLAPARTPRAVIDKLALAMKAVGAMPDVQQKFRQQGAQAVTSTPDETTHMLQAELKKWTAVVHAAGGKEIAKK, from the coding sequence ATGCATCACCACTGGCGTACCCTTGCGAGCGCATTCACGCTCGCCCTGTGCGCGGCCGCCGCGCCCGCGCAGGCGCAGTCCGGCGATTGGCCCGCGCGGCCCATCAAGCTGGTCGTTCCCTTCCCGCCCGGCGGCGCCAGCGATGCCGCCGGCCGCATCTACGCGCAGTACCTGACGGAGAAACTCGGCCAGACCGTCGTGGTGGAAAACCGCGCCGGCGCCGGCGGCGAAATCGGCGCGGACCACGTCGCAAAATCCGACCCCGATGGCTACACCCTGCTGCTGGGCGCGCTGGGCAGCCACTCCATCCATGCCGCGCTGGGCGAAAGCCCCTACGACCTGGGCAAGGCCTTCGTCGGCGTGTCCATGGCCGCCACGGTGCCCATGGTCGTGGCCGTGAACAGCAAGGTGCCGGTCAACTCCATCGCCGACCTGATCGCGCTGGCGAAGCAGAAGCCCGGCCAGCTGACCTTCGGGTCCGCGGGCCCGGGCACGCCGCAGCAGATGGCGGTCGAACTGTTCAAGGCCGACACCCACACCAACCTGATGCACGTGCCCTACAAGGGCAGCGGCCCGTCGGTGGCGGCGCTGCTGGGCGGACAGGTCGACCTGGTGTTCGAAACGCTGCCCGCCTTGCAGGGCAACGTCAACACCGGGCGCATCCGCGTATTGGCGGTCACCAGCGCGCAGCGCTCGCCCAGCATGCCGGACCTGCCCACGCTGCAGGAAGCGGGCGTGCGCGGCTACGACGTCACCAATGCCTATGCCGTGCTGGCGCCCGCGCGTACGCCGCGCGCCGTCATCGACAAGCTGGCCCTGGCGATGAAGGCCGTCGGCGCCATGCCGGACGTGCAGCAGAAGTTCCGCCAGCAAGGCGCGCAGGCCGTGACGTCCACGCCCGACGAGACGACGCACATGCTGCAGGCGGAACTCAAGAAGTGGACCGCCGTGGTGCACGCCGCGGGCGGGAAGGAGATCGCGAAGAAGTAG
- a CDS encoding CoA-transferase subunit beta yields the protein MHESWSPFSYIVINLARFIRPDEITFSGVNSTFPMLACLLAKQAYDWDFVYINVAGGVDPRPSHVPLSSSDPVLAEHSASIFANEDFYDLCTRGRMDLTFLGAAQIDGEGCANNSSIGDWHRPKVRLPGGGGGAVMLPTARRACTWRTEHSTRTFVRKLDFTTSWGGFHGVVTPIAVFVKRDGRLALRSWHPQASLDEVRARTGFEFDASGAGPTEPPTAGELRALRALDPDGQFERDAAVSLR from the coding sequence ATGCATGAATCCTGGTCGCCCTTCTCCTACATCGTGATCAACCTGGCGCGCTTCATCCGGCCGGACGAGATCACCTTCAGCGGCGTGAACTCCACGTTCCCCATGCTGGCCTGCCTGCTGGCCAAGCAGGCCTACGATTGGGACTTCGTCTATATCAACGTGGCCGGCGGCGTGGACCCGCGGCCATCGCACGTGCCGCTGTCCAGTTCGGATCCGGTGCTGGCCGAGCATTCCGCGTCGATCTTCGCCAACGAGGATTTCTACGACCTGTGCACGCGCGGCCGCATGGACCTGACTTTCCTGGGCGCGGCGCAGATAGACGGCGAAGGCTGCGCCAACAATTCCAGCATCGGCGACTGGCACCGGCCCAAGGTACGGCTGCCGGGCGGCGGCGGCGGCGCCGTCATGCTGCCGACCGCGCGCCGCGCCTGCACCTGGCGCACGGAGCATTCGACCCGCACCTTCGTGCGCAAGCTGGACTTCACGACCTCCTGGGGCGGCTTCCATGGCGTGGTGACGCCCATCGCGGTATTCGTCAAGCGTGACGGCCGCCTGGCCCTGCGGTCCTGGCATCCGCAGGCCAGCCTGGACGAGGTCCGCGCGCGCACCGGCTTCGAGTTCGACGCGAGCGGCGCCGGGCCCACCGAGCCCCCGACCGCCGGCGAACTGCGCGCCCTGCGCGCGCTGGATCCCGACGGCCAGTTCGAACGCGACGCCGCCGTCAGCCTGCGCTGA
- a CDS encoding CaiB/BaiF CoA transferase family protein → MPDSMVAPLSGITVIEICNVAAGPFCGMLLADMGADLIKIEHPEGGDTLRSWPPITQGYSENFASLNRNKRSVTLNLKDARDIETARDLIAGADVLLENNRPGVMERLGLGYAALRERNPRLLYCSISAYGQSGPRAHEGGFDLTIQAMSGIMSVTGEAGGAPVKCGVPVADFSAGLYAAFSIASALRQVQVTGQGAHIDVSMLGATLGIAALQTSEFFGSGRDPAKLGSAHPRNAPYQAFRCRDGYFGMAAGNNALWKNVCAVVGQADWYADPRFADTSLRARNQDVLREMLEAIFAREDAAHWLARFREAGVPCAPINSYSQVLDDPQVAHMGWVQPVELPNGVQTRTFGMPVRFDGQGGAIRQRPPGLGEHNEEILGPLRARQLAAEGAK, encoded by the coding sequence ATGCCTGATTCGATGGTTGCGCCGCTGTCCGGGATCACCGTCATCGAGATCTGCAACGTCGCCGCGGGTCCGTTCTGCGGCATGCTGCTGGCCGACATGGGCGCCGATCTGATCAAGATCGAACATCCCGAAGGCGGCGATACGCTGCGCAGCTGGCCGCCGATCACCCAGGGCTACAGCGAGAACTTCGCTTCGCTGAACCGCAACAAGCGTTCGGTGACGCTGAACCTGAAGGACGCCCGCGACATCGAAACGGCGCGCGACCTGATCGCCGGCGCCGACGTGCTGCTGGAGAACAACCGCCCGGGGGTCATGGAGCGTCTCGGGCTCGGCTATGCCGCCCTGCGCGAACGCAATCCACGCCTGCTGTACTGCTCGATTTCGGCCTACGGCCAGTCGGGGCCGCGCGCGCATGAAGGCGGCTTCGACCTGACCATCCAGGCGATGAGCGGCATCATGAGCGTCACCGGCGAAGCGGGCGGCGCGCCGGTCAAGTGCGGTGTGCCGGTCGCGGATTTTTCCGCCGGGCTGTACGCGGCCTTCAGCATCGCCAGCGCGCTGCGCCAGGTGCAGGTCACCGGCCAGGGCGCGCATATCGATGTCTCCATGCTCGGCGCGACGCTGGGCATCGCCGCCTTGCAGACGTCGGAATTCTTCGGCAGCGGGCGCGACCCGGCCAAGCTGGGGTCCGCGCATCCGCGCAACGCGCCGTACCAGGCTTTCCGCTGCCGCGATGGATACTTCGGCATGGCGGCGGGCAACAATGCGCTGTGGAAGAACGTCTGCGCGGTCGTGGGCCAGGCGGACTGGTACGCCGATCCGCGCTTCGCGGACACCAGCCTGCGCGCCCGCAACCAGGACGTCCTGCGCGAAATGCTGGAAGCGATCTTCGCGCGCGAGGACGCCGCCCATTGGCTGGCGCGCTTTCGCGAAGCCGGCGTGCCCTGCGCGCCGATCAATTCGTACTCGCAGGTGCTCGACGACCCGCAAGTCGCGCACATGGGCTGGGTGCAGCCGGTGGAATTGCCCAATGGCGTGCAGACGCGCACCTTCGGCATGCCGGTGCGCTTCGATGGCCAGGGCGGCGCCATCCGCCAGCGCCCGCCGGGCCTGGGCGAGCACAACGAGGAAATCCTGGGGCCCCTGCGCGCGCGGCAGCTGGCCGCCGAGGGGGCGAAATGA
- a CDS encoding MarR family winged helix-turn-helix transcriptional regulator yields the protein MADADIRPKATARRRGRPSASPALDGPDDTVFAPAKQVLFARPGYLVRRLNQIHYAMFFEECRTQNITPVQYGVLTALSLSPWMDQTALGMELGLDRTTTADVIKRLQERGLAQRRVNPNDKRSRQAMITEEGLRIMGLLQAGMARAQQRLLEPLSPRNQQLFMKLLSTLVEANNQYGRAQLRAF from the coding sequence ATGGCAGACGCGGATATTCGACCCAAGGCAACAGCCCGGCGGCGGGGGCGGCCAAGCGCCTCGCCGGCGCTGGACGGGCCTGACGATACGGTATTCGCGCCTGCCAAGCAGGTGCTCTTCGCAAGGCCGGGCTATCTGGTCCGGCGGCTGAACCAGATCCACTACGCCATGTTCTTCGAGGAGTGCAGGACGCAGAACATCACGCCGGTGCAGTACGGCGTGCTGACCGCGCTCTCGCTCAGCCCGTGGATGGACCAGACCGCCCTCGGCATGGAACTGGGGCTGGACCGCACCACCACCGCGGACGTCATCAAGCGCCTGCAGGAGCGCGGCCTGGCGCAGCGGCGCGTCAATCCCAACGACAAGCGTTCGCGCCAGGCGATGATCACCGAGGAAGGCCTGCGCATCATGGGCCTGCTGCAGGCCGGCATGGCGCGGGCACAGCAGCGCCTGCTGGAACCGCTGTCGCCGCGCAACCAGCAGCTCTTCATGAAACTGCTGTCCACCCTGGTCGAAGCCAATAACCAGTACGGGCGCGCCCAGCTGCGCGCCTTCTGA
- a CDS encoding CoA transferase subunit A gives MGSGFNQPNKQRTLAELASLIPDGASVALGGSFLHRGPFALVRELIRQGRRDLELIKQSPGYDVDILCRAGTLRRVRAGIVAMEGNFGLAPGYRKAIEQGKVELEEHACASLTAGLRAAAYGVPFMPCGGLHGSELPALNRWACLDDPYGSGGKTWVIPAIRPDFAVIHASEVDAKGNVRVRGTYHWDRIMSRAAGSVLVVAERMVDSAVFEREPEATVVPYFMVQALAVVPHGAWPGSCWPDYAIDYPAVERYMDAARPLDAHMAEAPEIRETAHA, from the coding sequence ATGGGATCCGGCTTCAATCAACCGAACAAGCAACGCACGCTGGCCGAACTGGCCAGCCTGATTCCCGACGGCGCTTCCGTCGCGTTGGGCGGCAGCTTCCTGCACCGCGGCCCATTCGCGCTGGTGCGCGAGCTGATCCGCCAGGGCCGCCGCGACCTGGAACTGATCAAGCAGTCGCCCGGCTACGACGTCGATATCCTGTGCCGCGCCGGCACGCTGCGGCGCGTGCGCGCCGGCATCGTCGCCATGGAAGGCAACTTCGGCCTGGCGCCGGGCTACCGCAAGGCCATCGAACAGGGCAAGGTGGAACTGGAAGAGCACGCCTGCGCCAGCCTGACGGCGGGCCTGCGGGCGGCCGCCTATGGCGTGCCGTTCATGCCCTGCGGCGGACTGCACGGCAGCGAACTGCCCGCGCTGAATCGCTGGGCCTGCCTGGACGATCCCTACGGCAGCGGCGGCAAGACCTGGGTGATTCCGGCGATCCGGCCGGACTTCGCCGTCATCCATGCCAGCGAGGTCGACGCCAAGGGCAATGTGCGCGTGCGCGGCACCTATCACTGGGACCGCATCATGAGCCGCGCGGCCGGCAGCGTGCTGGTGGTGGCCGAACGCATGGTGGACAGCGCGGTGTTCGAGCGCGAGCCGGAAGCGACCGTGGTGCCGTATTTCATGGTGCAGGCGCTGGCGGTGGTGCCGCACGGCGCGTGGCCGGGATCATGCTGGCCGGACTACGCCATCGATTACCCGGCGGTGGAACGCTACATGGACGCCGCGCGGCCGCTGGATGCCCACATGGCCGAAGCGCCCGAAATCCGGGAGACCGCCCATGCATGA
- a CDS encoding class I adenylate-forming enzyme family protein — MRDDHQQATEHNLPAALWRRWRDPDWVGRPALIHEDATLSYGELAARVQAVAAWLRERGVGRGDFVGLAMERSPAQVWALLGALMAGACPCPLEPRISADETRRRVDTVGLAWMIADAAHGASAADCGLPAARQLDWDAGPAGLGYRNTGRRDAPAPIDEDPPDWLAPDDPALLLFTSGSTGKPKGVLLNHRGLSCNARGVAAHTGLRPDDRLLHVMPLHHTNAINNQLLAPFYAGAAVILGGRFRAEDMPALLARHRPTIITGVPTMYARMLDLPFDPVDLARLRFARCGSAPITEALHRRIEDFLGCPLIVSYGLSEATCTSTMNPPHDRRIGTVGTVLPGQRVFLRRADGGIAPQGGEGEICIAGDSLMTGYIGAPDPGIAEGVLRTGDLGRFDTDGYLSITGRIKDVIIRGGENISPSLIERALAALPAVAACAVVGGPHEDLGEVPVAFVVGRDGQGIDETALRGEMLRALGRIYVPERFIAIDRLPENAIGKVDRNALAARLRTA, encoded by the coding sequence ATGCGCGACGATCATCAGCAGGCGACGGAACATAACCTGCCCGCGGCGCTGTGGCGGCGCTGGCGCGACCCGGACTGGGTGGGCCGCCCGGCCCTCATCCACGAAGACGCCACGCTGTCCTATGGCGAGCTGGCGGCACGCGTCCAGGCGGTCGCGGCCTGGCTGCGCGAACGCGGCGTGGGCCGCGGCGACTTCGTCGGGTTGGCGATGGAGCGCTCGCCCGCCCAGGTATGGGCGCTGCTCGGCGCCTTGATGGCGGGCGCATGCCCTTGCCCGTTGGAGCCGCGCATCTCGGCCGACGAAACCCGGCGCCGCGTGGACACGGTCGGGCTGGCCTGGATGATCGCCGACGCCGCGCATGGCGCGTCGGCGGCGGATTGCGGCTTGCCGGCGGCGCGGCAACTGGACTGGGATGCCGGACCGGCGGGCCTTGGCTACCGGAACACCGGCCGCCGGGACGCCCCGGCGCCGATCGACGAGGACCCGCCCGACTGGCTGGCGCCCGACGATCCCGCCCTGCTGCTCTTCACCTCCGGCAGCACCGGCAAGCCCAAGGGCGTGCTGCTGAACCATCGCGGCTTGTCGTGCAATGCGCGCGGAGTGGCGGCCCACACGGGCTTGCGGCCCGACGACCGGCTGCTGCACGTCATGCCGCTGCATCACACCAATGCGATCAACAACCAGCTGCTGGCGCCCTTCTACGCCGGCGCGGCGGTGATCCTGGGCGGCCGCTTCCGCGCCGAGGACATGCCGGCGCTGCTGGCACGCCACCGGCCCACCATCATTACCGGCGTGCCCACCATGTACGCGCGCATGCTGGACCTGCCGTTCGATCCCGTCGACCTGGCCCGCCTGCGTTTCGCGCGCTGCGGCTCGGCGCCCATCACCGAAGCCCTGCACCGGCGCATCGAGGACTTCCTGGGCTGCCCGCTGATCGTTTCCTACGGCCTGTCGGAAGCCACCTGCACGTCGACGATGAACCCGCCGCACGACCGCCGCATCGGCACCGTGGGCACCGTCCTGCCCGGCCAGCGCGTATTCCTGCGCCGCGCCGACGGCGGCATCGCGCCCCAGGGCGGCGAAGGCGAAATCTGCATCGCCGGCGACAGCCTGATGACCGGCTATATCGGCGCGCCGGACCCCGGCATCGCCGAAGGCGTGCTGCGCACGGGCGACCTGGGACGTTTCGACACCGACGGCTACCTGAGCATCACCGGCCGCATCAAGGACGTGATCATCCGCGGCGGCGAAAACATATCGCCTTCGCTGATCGAACGCGCCCTGGCGGCCCTGCCGGCGGTCGCCGCCTGCGCGGTGGTCGGCGGCCCGCACGAGGACCTGGGCGAAGTCCCGGTCGCCTTCGTGGTCGGCCGCGACGGCCAGGGCATCGACGAAACGGCGCTGCGCGGCGAGATGCTGCGCGCGCTGGGCCGCATCTACGTACCCGAACGCTTCATCGCCATCGATCGCCTGCCGGAGAACGCGATCGGCAAGGTGGACCGCAACGCGCTCGCCGCGCGCCTGCGCACGGCTTGA
- a CDS encoding M20/M25/M40 family metallo-hydrolase translates to MQFKSPKFRRAAAGGVLILAALGAGAAGAEPVADIMDAAKAQQQPMLDTLRDLVGIESGSRDVEGVERIAALVADKLKAMGGSVQIIKPTDVFRMGDTPESIGPMVHAEFKGKGSKKIMLIAHMDTVYRNGMLKDQPFRVDGDRAYGLGIADDKQGVALVIHTVALLQKLNFDDFGTLTVLFNGDEEISSPGARSTITRLGAEQDAVFSFEGGGTHGDLRLATSGIGAAYLTVEGRTSHAGSRPEGGVNALYELSHQILQLDDLSKPDEGLKLNWTVAQAGTNRNVIPGSASAQADARALRVADFDALQQALQERIKNKLLPESKVSMKFEVRRPPLEATPASRALANYGKDIYQRELDMSIKVVDRAAGGGTDAAFAALKARGPVIEGFGVNGFGAHSNAAEYIEVKTIVPRMYLATRMIMDISNGKAPMGQ, encoded by the coding sequence ATGCAGTTCAAATCGCCGAAGTTCCGCCGTGCCGCCGCGGGTGGGGTGCTCATCCTCGCCGCACTGGGCGCCGGCGCGGCCGGGGCCGAGCCCGTCGCCGACATCATGGACGCGGCCAAGGCGCAGCAGCAGCCCATGCTGGACACGCTGCGCGACCTGGTCGGCATCGAGTCCGGCAGCCGCGACGTCGAAGGCGTCGAACGGATCGCGGCGCTGGTGGCCGACAAGCTCAAGGCCATGGGCGGTTCGGTGCAGATCATCAAGCCGACCGACGTTTTCCGCATGGGCGATACGCCAGAGAGCATCGGCCCGATGGTGCATGCCGAGTTCAAGGGCAAGGGCAGCAAGAAGATCATGCTGATCGCCCATATGGATACGGTCTATCGCAACGGCATGCTGAAGGACCAGCCTTTCCGCGTCGACGGCGATCGCGCCTACGGCCTGGGCATCGCCGACGACAAGCAGGGCGTGGCGCTGGTGATCCATACCGTCGCGCTGCTGCAGAAGCTGAACTTCGACGACTTCGGCACCCTGACGGTGCTGTTCAACGGCGATGAGGAAATCAGCTCGCCCGGCGCGCGCAGCACGATCACGCGGCTGGGTGCCGAGCAGGATGCGGTGTTCTCGTTCGAAGGCGGCGGCACGCACGGCGACCTGCGGCTGGCCACCAGCGGCATCGGCGCCGCCTACCTGACGGTGGAAGGGCGCACCTCGCATGCGGGTTCGCGTCCGGAAGGCGGGGTGAACGCCCTGTACGAACTGTCGCACCAGATCCTGCAGCTGGACGACCTGTCCAAGCCGGACGAAGGCCTGAAACTGAACTGGACGGTGGCGCAGGCCGGCACCAACCGCAATGTGATTCCCGGCAGCGCCAGCGCGCAGGCCGATGCGCGCGCGCTGCGCGTGGCCGACTTCGATGCGCTGCAGCAGGCCTTGCAGGAGCGCATCAAGAACAAGCTGCTGCCGGAATCCAAGGTCAGCATGAAGTTCGAAGTGCGCCGTCCGCCGCTGGAAGCCACCCCGGCATCGCGCGCGCTGGCCAACTACGGCAAGGACATCTACCAGCGTGAACTGGACATGTCGATCAAGGTGGTGGACCGCGCGGCCGGCGGCGGCACCGATGCGGCGTTCGCCGCGCTGAAGGCGCGCGGGCCCGTCATCGAAGGCTTCGGCGTCAACGGCTTCGGCGCGCACTCCAACGCCGCCGAGTACATCGAAGTGAAAACCATCGTGCCGCGCATGTACCTGGCGACGCGGATGATCATGGACATCAGCAACGGCAAGGCGCCGATGGGGCAGTAG
- a CDS encoding enoyl-CoA hydratase/isomerase family protein has product MNGETSALVQRRREGGTVRIRLNRPEKMNALSADMVEALIDAVEQSHEEARRADTRVIVLEGEGRNFSAGFDFSDVETQSEGDLLLRFVRIETLLQLLHASPCLTVALAHGRNFGAGVDLIAVCRQRYATGDASFRMPGLKFGLVLGTRRFASLVGTRTARALLETAATFDAGHARDIGFVTAIAARDEWPALCEAAAARAAELPDASRGALYDALADRSDDEDLARLVRSAATPGLKQRISAYLHAARAP; this is encoded by the coding sequence ATGAACGGCGAAACGAGCGCCCTGGTGCAGCGCCGGCGCGAAGGCGGGACGGTACGCATCCGCTTGAATCGCCCCGAAAAAATGAACGCGCTGTCGGCGGACATGGTGGAGGCCCTGATCGACGCGGTCGAGCAGTCCCACGAAGAAGCCCGCCGGGCGGACACCCGCGTGATCGTGCTGGAAGGCGAAGGCCGCAACTTCAGCGCGGGCTTCGACTTTTCCGATGTGGAAACGCAATCGGAAGGCGACCTGCTGCTGCGCTTCGTGCGCATCGAGACCTTGCTGCAGCTGCTGCATGCCTCGCCCTGCCTGACGGTGGCGCTCGCGCATGGCCGGAACTTCGGGGCCGGCGTCGACCTGATCGCCGTGTGCCGCCAGCGCTACGCCACTGGGGACGCCAGCTTCCGCATGCCGGGCCTGAAGTTCGGGCTGGTGCTGGGCACGCGGCGGTTCGCGTCCCTGGTCGGCACGCGGACGGCTCGCGCGCTGCTGGAAACCGCCGCGACCTTCGATGCGGGGCATGCCCGTGACATCGGATTCGTCACCGCGATTGCCGCGCGTGACGAATGGCCGGCGCTGTGCGAGGCCGCCGCCGCGCGCGCGGCCGAACTGCCGGACGCCAGCCGGGGCGCGCTCTACGACGCATTGGCCGACCGCTCGGACGACGAGGACCTGGCGCGGCTGGTGCGGTCGGCCGCCACGCCCGGGTTGAAGCAGCGCATCTCGGCTTACCTGCACGCCGCGCGCGCGCCTTAG
- a CDS encoding LysR family transcriptional regulator yields MQIRQLETFIRIVDTGSFAAAAQALHATQSTISARMRELEATLGVALFDRSGHRAVLTPRGRALLPRARQMVGLAADVARDIGDARSASGIVRLGVAGLVAMTWLPRLMAALRERFPTVTVQLEIALTTPLVDRLASGELDLAIATGPVQAPRLHCLSLGYDEFVWMAPPAMRLPRHALSPAELAAWPVLGLSEASHHYPVIEQWFSAGRASYQPVVSCSNVRVLADLTMAGLGVSLLPLRSCGKELESGQLRRIDTRPALPPVEFVAVYKRDVLDPLVGAIAELARETSEFPAAGVPPTSSRSPSRPRRAPRRSTS; encoded by the coding sequence ATGCAGATACGGCAGCTGGAAACCTTCATCCGCATCGTCGATACCGGCAGTTTCGCGGCGGCCGCGCAGGCGCTGCATGCCACGCAATCGACCATTTCCGCCCGCATGCGCGAGCTGGAAGCCACCCTGGGCGTGGCCTTGTTCGACCGCAGCGGACATCGGGCGGTGCTGACGCCGCGTGGACGGGCGCTGTTGCCGCGCGCCCGGCAGATGGTCGGGCTGGCCGCCGACGTCGCCCGCGACATCGGCGACGCGCGCTCGGCCAGCGGCATCGTCCGCCTGGGCGTGGCGGGGCTGGTTGCGATGACCTGGCTGCCGCGCCTGATGGCGGCGCTGCGCGAGCGGTTTCCCACCGTCACGGTGCAACTGGAAATCGCGCTCACCACGCCGCTGGTGGACCGCCTGGCCAGCGGCGAGCTGGACCTGGCGATCGCCACCGGGCCGGTACAGGCGCCCCGGCTGCATTGCCTGTCGCTGGGCTACGACGAGTTCGTGTGGATGGCGCCGCCGGCCATGCGCCTGCCGCGCCATGCCTTGTCGCCGGCCGAGCTGGCCGCCTGGCCGGTGCTGGGCCTGTCGGAAGCCTCGCATCACTATCCGGTGATCGAGCAGTGGTTCAGCGCGGGCAGGGCGTCCTACCAGCCCGTGGTGTCGTGCAGCAACGTGCGCGTTCTGGCGGACCTGACCATGGCGGGGCTGGGCGTGAGCCTGCTGCCGCTGCGTTCCTGCGGCAAGGAACTGGAAAGCGGGCAGCTGCGGCGGATCGATACGCGTCCCGCCTTGCCGCCCGTGGAATTCGTCGCCGTCTACAAGCGCGACGTGCTCGATCCGCTGGTCGGCGCCATCGCCGAGCTGGCGCGCGAAACCAGCGAATTCCCCGCCGCCGGCGTCCCGCCTACTTCTTCGCGATCTCCTTCCCGCCCGCGGCGTGCACCACGGCGGTCCACTTCTTGA